The following coding sequences are from one Gossypium hirsutum isolate 1008001.06 chromosome A12, Gossypium_hirsutum_v2.1, whole genome shotgun sequence window:
- the LOC107920640 gene encoding uncharacterized protein, which yields MGYSGGIWILWKDNICVKIMVNYMQFIHMKLKSDDVIDWVFFTGVYRSPRRNLRKELWYGLRCITKNINLSWLIFRDFNALLDEDENKGGFNRAIASCPAFQQLCSVSELKDLKFKGPKFTWNRGNIFECLDRALCSSHWELMFPNTAVFHILRIKFDHCPLSTSFGSKIRTNSPRPFQFLSGWLSHSNFSSMVNENWNSESSVEDYVKKFMATTRTWNMDVFENILKRKRNMMNRLDGFQIVLERF from the coding sequence ATGGGATACTCAGGTGGGATTTGGATTCTTTGGAAGGATAATATCTGTGTCAAAATTATGGTTAACTATATGCAGTTTATTCACATGAAACTTAAATCTGATGATGTTATAGATTGGGTGTTCTTTACAGGTGTTTATAGGAGTCCCCGTAGAAACTTGAGGAAGGAGTTATGGTATGGTCTACGCTGCATTACTAAAAATATCAATCTCTCTTGGTTGATTTTTAGGGATTTTAATGCTTTACTTGATGAGGATGAGAATAAAGGTGGCTTCAATAGGGCTATTGCTAGTTGTCCGGCTTTCCAACAACTATGCTCAGTTAGTGAATTGAAGGATCTTAAATTTAAAGGTCCCAAATTCACTTGGAATAGAGGAAATATATTTGAATGCCTTGATAGAGCCTTATGTAGTTCTCATTGGGAGCTAATGTTCCCAAATACTGCTGTTTTTCATATACTGAGAATAAAATTTGATCATTGCCCACTCTCGACTTCATTTGGAAGCAAGATAAGAACAAATTCCCCTCGTCCTTTTCAGTTCCTAAGTGGTTGGTTGTCTCATAGTAATTTTAGTTCTATGGTTAATGAGAATTGGAATAGTGAGAGCTCGGTAGAAGATTATGTTAAGAAGTTTATGGCAACAACAAGAACGTGGAATATGGATGTTTTCGAGAACATTTTGAAGAGGAAAAGGAATATGATGAACCGACTTGATGGATTCCAAATAGTGCTGGAGAGGTTTTGA